A single Hippopotamus amphibius kiboko isolate mHipAmp2 chromosome 5, mHipAmp2.hap2, whole genome shotgun sequence DNA region contains:
- the TSPYL5 gene encoding testis-specific Y-encoded-like protein 5, with protein MSGRSRGRKSSRAKSRGKGRAKGRVRAAADDAPRDPDPPQCQRLGEETKAAQVQAGAGWGGLETAAPAPPRRPGEEGACRLPLDCGLALRARAAGDRGQATARPGPGKATSLSERLAADTVFVGTVGSVGRPKNGPRVGNRRGPAGKKAPATCSAVGRVAPAVAGGKPKKGTNGESASVPVVEENKVEKDAGSGPPATDGSMDTLENVQLKLETMNAQADRAYLRLSRKFGQLRLHHLERRNLLIQNIPGFWGQAFQNHPQLSSFLNNQDKEVLSYLNSLEVEELGLARLGYKIKFYFGRNPYFQNKVLIKEYGCGPSGQVVSRSTPIQWLPGHDLQSLSQGNPDNSRSFFGWFSNHSSIESDKIVEIINEELWPNPLQYYLMSEGARAEKGKEGRPGPARQPVETPEPAVNKSN; from the coding sequence ATGAGCGGCCGAAGTAGGGGCAGAAAGTCCTCCCGCGCCAAAAGCCGAGGCAAAGGCCGCGCTAAAGGCCGAGTCCGCGCTGCTGCTGACGACGCCCCGCGCGACCCGGACCCTCCACAGTGCCAGAGGCTCGGGGAGGAGACCAAGGCGGCACAGGTGCAGGCTGGCGCGGGTTGGGGTGGCCTGGAAACCGCTGCGCCCGCGCCGCCCCGCCGGCCCGGGGAGGAGGGCGCCTGCCGGCTCCCCCTGGACTGCGGCCTCGCGCTCCGGGCGCGGGCTGCGGGGGATCGCGGGCAGGCCACAGCCAGGCCCGGCCCGGGGAAGGCCACATCCCTCTCGGAGCGCCTGGCCGCAGACACAGTCTTCGTGGGAACCGTGGGAAGCGTGGGAAGGCCGAAAAATGGCCCCCGCGTTGGAAACCGGCGCGGCCCCGCTGGGAAGAAGGCCCCAGCTACCTGTAGCGCGGTGGGGAGGGTGGCTCCGGCCGTGGCCGGTGGGAAGCCCAAGAAAGGGACCAATGGGGAGTCTGCCTCCGTTCCAGTGGTAGAGGAAAACAAGGTAGAGAAGGATGCAGGGTCAGGGCCCCCGGCGACAGATGGCAGCATGGATACACTGGAGAACGTGCAGCTGAAGCTGGAGACCATGAACGCCCAGGCGGACAGGGCCTACCTGCGGCTCTCTCGCAAGTTTGGGCAGTTGCGGCTGCACCACTTAGAGCGCAGGAACCTCCTCATCCAGAATATCCCGGGCTTTTGGGGGCAGGCTTTTCAGAACCACCCCCAGCTCTCATCCTTTCTGAACAACCAAGATAAAGAGGTACTCAGCTACTTGAACAGCTTGGAGGTGGAAGAGCTTGGCCTCGCCAGACTGGGCTACAAAATCAAGTTCTACTTTGGGCGCAACCCCTATTTCCAAAATAAGGTGCTCATCAAGGAATATGGGTGTGGTCCTTCCGGTCAGGTGGTGTCTCGGTCTACTCCAATCCAGTGGCTCCCAGGGCATGATCTCCAGTCCCTAAGCCAGGGGAACCCAGACAACAGCCGGAGCTTCTTTGGGTGGTTTTCCAACCACAGCTCCATTGAGTCTGACAAGATTGTGGAAATCATCAACGAGGAGTTGTGGCCCAATCCCCTGCAGTACTACCTTATGAGTGAAGGGGCCCgtgcagagaaaggaaaggagggcaggCCAGGTCCAGCAAGGCAGCCAGTGGAGACCCCAGAGCCTGCGGTAAACAAGTCCAACTGA